The following coding sequences are from one Microbacterium sp. SORGH_AS_0969 window:
- a CDS encoding LacI family DNA-binding transcriptional regulator, with translation MPDDKSSRTANIFDVARLAGVSHQTVSRVLNNMPNVRPATRARVEQAIAQLRYSPSPAARALVTRRTRTIGLVTPGTVDYGPTSIATNFNFAARAARYNVDAISSPQSDVAPVRAAIDGLLKQRVDAIVLVVVDTEVLAAVQALDIDVPIVAAAASARPHPRLVAIDQYRGARSAVRHLLEAGYDTVRHIAGPARNPDAVERIRGWREEIAAARAQSTPAVHGDWSAASGYRIASEADLSPGEGIFVANDHMAIGVLSALRERGLRVPEDIGVVGFDDVPEAAYVYPSLTTVRQDFAALGEILMQKVLLLVEEPDTVTESTPLPTRLVVRSSAPLAR, from the coding sequence GTGCCTGACGACAAATCCTCACGGACCGCCAACATCTTCGATGTCGCGCGTCTCGCCGGTGTGTCGCATCAGACGGTCTCGCGCGTGCTCAACAACATGCCGAACGTGCGGCCGGCCACCCGAGCGCGCGTCGAACAGGCGATCGCCCAGCTGCGCTACAGCCCCTCGCCCGCCGCTCGCGCCCTGGTCACCCGCCGCACCCGCACGATCGGCCTCGTCACCCCGGGCACGGTCGACTACGGTCCCACGTCGATCGCGACGAACTTCAACTTCGCCGCGCGAGCGGCGCGCTACAACGTCGACGCGATCAGCTCCCCGCAGAGCGACGTGGCCCCCGTCCGCGCGGCCATCGACGGTCTGCTGAAGCAGCGGGTGGATGCCATCGTCCTCGTCGTGGTCGACACCGAAGTGCTTGCGGCGGTCCAGGCGCTCGACATCGACGTCCCGATCGTCGCGGCGGCGGCCAGCGCTCGTCCCCACCCGCGGCTCGTGGCGATCGATCAGTACCGCGGGGCGCGCAGCGCCGTCCGGCACCTGCTCGAGGCGGGGTACGACACCGTCCGCCACATCGCCGGTCCCGCCCGCAACCCCGACGCCGTCGAGCGCATCCGCGGGTGGCGCGAAGAGATCGCGGCCGCTCGCGCCCAGTCGACCCCGGCCGTGCACGGCGACTGGTCGGCGGCGAGCGGCTACCGCATCGCATCCGAGGCCGATCTGTCGCCGGGCGAGGGCATCTTCGTCGCCAACGACCACATGGCCATCGGCGTGCTCTCGGCGCTGCGCGAGCGCGGGCTGCGTGTGCCCGAGGACATCGGGGTGGTGGGCTTCGACGACGTTCCCGAGGCCGCGTACGTCTACCCGTCGCTCACCACCGTGCGCCAGGACTTCGCCGCTCTCGGCGAGATCCTCATGCAGAAGGTGCTGCTGCTCGTCGAAGAACCCGACACGGTGACCGAGAGCACGCCGCTGCCGACGCGCCTCGTCGTGCGGTCGTCGGCGCCGCTGGCGCGCTGA
- a CDS encoding sugar ABC transporter ATP-binding protein, translating into MSTVAPPLLEVRGATVRFGVESALSDVDFRLLPGEVHSLMGENGAGKSTLIKAITGALRLDSGRIELDGRDVRFSSPADAQAVGISTVYQEIDLLPNLTVAENISLGREPRRWGVIDHRAMRERAVEALTSLGVDVDPASVLSSHPLAVQQLVAIARAVSTEVKVLVLDEPTSSLDADEVAELFRVIRDLKAQGIAIVFVSHFLDQVYEICDRVTVLRGGRLVGEYGTRELLRIDLVEKMLGATADVLAPLGQREVETTEGPSVLSARGLASGVRLREADVDIAEGEVIGVAGLLGSGRSELARSLTGVDRPDGGELLIDGEPVRLSSPREAIRRRVAYSSENRRTEGVIGDLSVLDNITLALQAQRGIFHRLSTARRRELAMSWVEALHIRPADIDRPVRTLSGGNQQKVLLARLLALSPRLIVLDEPTRGIDVGAKAEIQRLVGELSDNGLSIVYISAELDEVLRVAHLVAVMRDGVLAQIVPAADLTSDALLALVAGHTSGDEGSGA; encoded by the coding sequence ATGTCCACCGTCGCTCCGCCCCTCCTCGAGGTGCGCGGAGCGACGGTGCGTTTCGGTGTCGAATCGGCGCTGTCCGACGTGGACTTCCGCCTCCTCCCTGGCGAGGTGCACTCGCTCATGGGCGAGAACGGCGCCGGCAAGTCCACGCTGATCAAGGCGATCACCGGTGCCCTCCGTCTCGACTCCGGGCGGATCGAGCTCGACGGCCGTGACGTGCGGTTCTCCTCTCCGGCCGACGCGCAGGCGGTCGGAATCTCCACCGTCTACCAAGAGATCGATCTGCTGCCGAACCTCACGGTGGCCGAGAACATCTCGCTCGGCCGTGAGCCCCGACGATGGGGCGTCATCGACCACCGTGCGATGCGCGAGCGGGCGGTCGAAGCGCTGACCTCGCTCGGCGTCGACGTCGATCCGGCCTCCGTCCTGTCGTCGCACCCCCTGGCGGTACAGCAGCTCGTGGCGATCGCCCGCGCGGTCTCGACCGAGGTCAAGGTGCTCGTGCTCGACGAGCCGACGTCGAGCCTGGATGCCGACGAGGTCGCCGAACTGTTCCGCGTCATCCGCGACCTCAAGGCGCAGGGCATCGCGATCGTCTTCGTCTCGCACTTCCTCGATCAGGTGTACGAGATCTGCGACCGCGTCACCGTCCTTCGCGGAGGACGCCTGGTCGGCGAGTACGGGACCCGCGAGCTGCTGCGCATCGATCTCGTCGAGAAGATGCTCGGCGCGACCGCCGACGTCCTCGCGCCGCTCGGCCAGCGCGAGGTCGAGACCACCGAGGGGCCCTCGGTGCTGAGCGCCCGGGGGCTGGCATCCGGGGTCCGTCTTCGTGAAGCCGACGTCGACATCGCCGAGGGAGAGGTGATCGGGGTCGCGGGTCTTCTCGGATCCGGCCGGAGCGAGCTCGCGCGCTCCCTCACCGGAGTCGACCGCCCCGACGGCGGGGAGCTGCTCATCGACGGTGAGCCCGTCCGCCTGTCTTCCCCGCGCGAGGCGATTCGCCGTCGCGTGGCCTACTCCTCCGAGAACCGTCGCACCGAGGGGGTCATCGGCGATCTCAGCGTCCTCGACAACATCACGTTGGCGCTGCAGGCGCAGCGCGGGATCTTCCATCGGCTGAGCACCGCACGGCGTCGCGAGCTGGCGATGAGCTGGGTCGAGGCGCTCCACATCCGACCCGCCGACATCGACCGACCGGTTCGAACGCTGTCGGGCGGCAACCAGCAGAAGGTGCTCCTCGCGCGGCTGCTCGCGCTGTCGCCACGGCTCATCGTGCTCGACGAACCCACGCGCGGCATCGACGTGGGGGCCAAGGCGGAGATCCAGCGGCTCGTCGGCGAGCTGAGCGACAACGGCCTGTCGATCGTCTACATCTCGGCCGAGCTCGACGAGGTGCTGCGCGTCGCGCATCTGGTCGCGGTGATGCGCGACGGCGTGCTCGCGCAGATCGTGCCCGCCGCCGACCTCACCTCCGACGCGCTGCTCGCGCTCGTGGCCGGCCACACGAGCGGAGACGAGGGCAGCGGTGCCTGA
- a CDS encoding CitMHS family transporter: protein MTPLILAAEAEEYAVAYTPADGVLVALGFLMVLSFMALIMTRRLTPMVALIVVPTIFGLIAGAGLGLGDMVIDAISKMAPTAALLMFAIMYFGIMIDVGLFDPLIRVITRVLGDDPAKIVLGTAILAGAVSLDGDGSTTFIITTSAMLPLYLRLGMSPVVLTCVAGLMNGTMNIVPWGGPTVRAATALGLQPTDVFVPMIPSLLAGLVVSLTFAWFLGLAERKRLAGVVDTSKLDTPGVFGRLGAPKLFRGAEPKPGAVASLRTGNIVTVRGGRDAVAATQLVDTADTAMADTMLDPHRATLRPKLIWFNLALTVAVMVLLVMDIFPLAFVFMVGAALALIVNFPKLRGQADEIVAHAPSIVGVVSMVLAAGVLVGVLNGTGMVTAMASWITEVIPSSMGPFLAVITGVLSIPFTFFMSNDAFYFGILPVLAESAANYGIAPVEMARASITGQPVHLQSPLVPAILLLVSLAGVNLGDHHKKVLWRATIVSLVMLAVGVLVGAVPLLG, encoded by the coding sequence ATGACCCCCCTGATCCTTGCGGCCGAAGCCGAAGAGTACGCGGTGGCCTACACGCCCGCCGACGGCGTGCTCGTCGCCCTCGGCTTCCTCATGGTCCTGTCGTTCATGGCGCTGATCATGACGCGGCGCCTGACCCCCATGGTCGCCCTCATCGTGGTGCCCACGATCTTCGGCCTGATCGCGGGGGCCGGCCTCGGACTCGGCGACATGGTGATCGACGCGATCAGCAAGATGGCGCCCACGGCGGCCCTGCTGATGTTCGCGATCATGTACTTCGGCATCATGATCGATGTCGGCCTGTTCGACCCGCTGATCCGCGTGATCACGCGCGTGCTGGGCGACGACCCGGCCAAGATCGTGCTCGGCACGGCGATCCTCGCCGGCGCCGTCTCGCTCGACGGCGACGGCTCGACCACCTTCATCATCACGACCTCGGCGATGCTGCCGCTCTACCTGCGCCTGGGGATGAGCCCCGTCGTGCTCACCTGTGTCGCGGGCCTGATGAACGGCACGATGAACATCGTCCCGTGGGGCGGTCCGACCGTCCGCGCGGCGACCGCACTGGGCCTCCAGCCGACCGACGTCTTCGTGCCGATGATCCCGTCGCTGCTCGCGGGCCTGGTCGTCTCGCTCACGTTCGCCTGGTTCTTGGGCCTCGCCGAGCGCAAGCGCCTCGCGGGCGTCGTCGACACCTCGAAGCTCGACACCCCCGGGGTCTTCGGTCGTCTCGGCGCCCCGAAGCTGTTCCGCGGAGCGGAGCCCAAGCCCGGCGCCGTCGCGTCGCTGCGCACCGGCAACATCGTCACCGTCCGCGGGGGCCGCGACGCCGTCGCCGCGACCCAGCTGGTCGACACCGCCGACACCGCGATGGCCGACACGATGCTCGACCCGCACCGCGCCACCCTCCGCCCGAAGCTCATCTGGTTCAACCTCGCGCTGACTGTCGCGGTGATGGTGCTTCTGGTGATGGACATCTTCCCGCTCGCGTTCGTGTTCATGGTCGGCGCGGCGCTCGCCCTCATCGTGAACTTCCCGAAGCTGCGCGGCCAGGCCGACGAGATCGTCGCCCACGCGCCCAGCATCGTCGGGGTCGTGTCGATGGTGCTCGCCGCCGGTGTCCTCGTGGGCGTGCTGAACGGCACCGGCATGGTGACGGCGATGGCTTCGTGGATCACCGAGGTGATCCCGTCGTCGATGGGACCCTTCCTCGCGGTCATCACCGGCGTCCTGTCGATCCCGTTCACGTTCTTCATGTCGAACGACGCGTTCTACTTCGGCATCCTGCCCGTGCTCGCCGAGAGCGCCGCCAACTACGGGATCGCGCCGGTCGAGATGGCCCGCGCGTCCATCACGGGCCAGCCCGTGCACCTGCAGAGCCCGCTGGTCCCCGCGATCCTGCTGCTCGTCTCGCTCGCGGGCGTCAACCTCGGCGACCACCACAAGAAGGTGCTGTGGCGCGCGACGATCGTGTCGCTCGTGATGCTCGCCGTCGGCGTGCTGGTGGGCGCGGTGCCGCTGTTGGGCTGA
- a CDS encoding ABC transporter permease, whose protein sequence is MKKFLTHRLVWPIAALIALIAVNTISRPSFLSITVQNGQLYGSLIDILRNSAPLMLVALGMTLVIATRGIDLSVGAIMAVSGAVALTIIEASPEPGNLGVVMIAIVAAVGTALLLGVWNGFLVSVLGIQPIIATLVLMLAGRGVALLITKGFITTINSDPYQFMAQGYVLGLPFAFYVSIVAVIVVGVLERRTALGMLTEAVGINPEASRLAGVRSRGIIWGAYIASGTLAGIAGILYSSNIMAADANAAGLYIELDAILAVVLGGTSLAGGKFSIAGTVVGVFTIQTLKSTITFLGVPPAVSPVFMAAAVLVVVLLQSPRFRSFFHAAGRSAARPLTRRPDAKVLS, encoded by the coding sequence ATGAAGAAGTTCCTCACGCACCGCCTGGTCTGGCCGATCGCGGCGCTCATCGCGCTGATCGCCGTCAACACCATCTCGCGGCCCTCGTTCCTCAGCATCACGGTGCAGAACGGCCAGTTGTACGGGTCGTTGATCGACATCCTGCGCAACAGCGCACCGCTCATGCTCGTCGCGCTCGGCATGACGCTGGTCATCGCCACGCGCGGCATCGACCTCTCGGTCGGTGCGATCATGGCGGTCTCCGGTGCCGTCGCGCTCACGATCATCGAAGCGTCCCCCGAACCGGGGAACCTCGGCGTCGTGATGATCGCGATCGTCGCCGCGGTCGGCACGGCCCTGCTGCTCGGGGTCTGGAACGGCTTCCTGGTCTCGGTGCTCGGCATCCAACCGATCATCGCCACGCTCGTGCTCATGCTCGCCGGCCGCGGGGTCGCCCTGCTCATCACCAAGGGCTTCATCACCACGATCAACAGCGATCCGTACCAGTTCATGGCGCAGGGATACGTGCTGGGCCTGCCCTTCGCCTTCTACGTCTCGATCGTCGCCGTGATCGTGGTCGGGGTCCTCGAGCGTCGTACTGCTCTCGGCATGCTCACCGAAGCGGTCGGTATCAACCCCGAGGCGAGCCGTCTCGCTGGCGTCCGCTCGCGCGGCATCATCTGGGGTGCCTACATCGCCAGCGGCACTCTCGCGGGTATCGCCGGCATCCTCTACAGCTCGAACATCATGGCGGCCGACGCGAACGCCGCGGGGCTCTATATCGAACTGGATGCCATCCTCGCGGTGGTCCTCGGCGGCACCTCGCTCGCGGGCGGAAAGTTCAGCATCGCCGGCACCGTCGTCGGCGTGTTCACGATCCAGACGCTCAAGAGCACCATCACCTTCCTGGGCGTCCCGCCCGCGGTCAGCCCCGTGTTCATGGCCGCGGCCGTGCTCGTCGTGGTGCTGCTGCAGTCGCCGCGGTTCCGCTCGTTCTTCCACGCGGCCGGTCGTTCCGCCGCCCGCCCGCTCACCCGCCGTCCTGACGCAAAGGTGCTGTCCTGA
- a CDS encoding ABC transporter substrate-binding protein, whose amino-acid sequence MKAKKILAGFALVGAIALTTAGCAGGGNTAGGGGGDDKVITVGFAQTGSESGWRSANTESMKEAFSEANGFNLIFNAADNKPEAQIAAVRSFINQGVDAIVLAPIVTDGWDDVLKEAKDANIPVILEDRTVSAPEDLYASWVGLDFKKEGETAGTWVADNFGKTPTNLVVLEGTTGSSAATDRAAGFDEAIKGTDIKVLDSQTGNFTRAEGKTVMEGFLQKYGSTINVLFAHNDDMGLGALDAIKAAGLKPGTDIKIVTIDAVKDGMTALADGEFNYIVECNPLLGDKVAEVVKKVVAGESVDKSYIVEDQAFDQEQAKAALPDRKY is encoded by the coding sequence CGATCGCTCTGACCACGGCCGGCTGTGCCGGTGGGGGCAACACCGCCGGCGGCGGGGGCGGCGACGACAAGGTCATCACCGTCGGCTTCGCGCAGACCGGCTCCGAGAGCGGGTGGCGCAGCGCCAACACCGAGTCGATGAAGGAGGCGTTCTCCGAGGCGAACGGCTTCAACCTCATCTTCAACGCGGCCGACAACAAGCCCGAGGCGCAGATCGCCGCGGTCCGCAGCTTCATCAACCAGGGCGTCGACGCGATCGTGCTCGCGCCGATCGTCACCGACGGCTGGGACGACGTGCTGAAGGAGGCGAAGGATGCCAACATCCCCGTCATCCTCGAAGACCGCACGGTCTCCGCTCCCGAAGACCTGTACGCGAGCTGGGTCGGCCTCGACTTCAAGAAGGAAGGCGAGACCGCGGGCACCTGGGTCGCCGACAACTTCGGCAAGACGCCCACCAACCTGGTCGTGCTCGAGGGCACCACGGGCTCGTCGGCAGCGACCGACCGTGCCGCCGGGTTCGACGAGGCCATCAAGGGCACCGACATCAAGGTCCTCGACTCGCAGACGGGCAACTTCACCCGCGCCGAGGGCAAGACGGTGATGGAGGGCTTCCTGCAGAAGTACGGCTCCACGATCAACGTGCTGTTCGCGCACAACGACGACATGGGCCTCGGCGCCCTCGACGCGATCAAGGCCGCCGGCCTCAAGCCCGGTACCGACATCAAGATCGTGACGATCGACGCCGTCAAGGACGGCATGACCGCCCTGGCCGACGGCGAGTTCAACTACATCGTCGAGTGCAACCCGCTGCTCGGTGACAAGGTCGCCGAGGTCGTCAAGAAGGTCGTGGCCGGCGAGTCCGTCGACAAGAGCTACATCGTCGAGGACCAGGCGTTCGACCAGGAGCAGGCCAAGGCCGCTCTGCCCGACCGCAAGTACTGA
- a CDS encoding sugar ABC transporter ATP-binding protein, with translation MTSERAAAALGPRATVVEMRGISISFPGVKALDGVDFTLYPGEVHSLMGENGAGKSTLIKALTGVYGINAGTIRVDGEQRLFRATADAQAAGIATVYQEVNLCQNLTVGENVMLGQEVRRAGMIDWKATHAAAERHLSELGVRIDTRSILASHSIAIQQLVAISRAMVVDTKVLVLDEPTSSLDRGEVEQLFGVVRDLRDRGVAILFVSHFLDQIYEISDRLTVLRNGTLVGEYPVEELGREQLVAKMIGRELGELDAISASAERPIDRSGTPVLRAVGLGRKNALEPVDLEVFGGEVVGLAGLLGSGRTELARLIAGADRTDGGSIEVAGTSARTGSPRHALDRGIAFSSEDRRAEGIVGDLTVAENIILGVQARRGALRRVGAAEKQAIVDEYITALGVRPANPNALIRNLSGGNQQKVLLARWLATAPELLILDEPTRGIDVGAKADIQRKVAELAEKGLSVIFISSELEEVLRLAQRVAVLRDRRKIGELATKDVDLDGLVAYIAEGQAETTTPATAPETSPSDREKIA, from the coding sequence ATGACATCCGAACGTGCTGCTGCGGCCCTCGGCCCGCGGGCCACCGTGGTCGAGATGCGAGGAATCAGCATCTCCTTCCCCGGAGTGAAGGCCCTCGACGGGGTCGACTTCACCCTCTACCCCGGCGAAGTCCACTCCCTCATGGGCGAGAACGGCGCCGGCAAGTCCACGCTCATCAAAGCCCTCACCGGTGTCTACGGCATCAACGCCGGCACCATTCGCGTCGATGGCGAGCAGCGGCTCTTCCGCGCCACCGCCGACGCACAGGCGGCGGGCATCGCCACCGTCTATCAAGAGGTCAACCTCTGCCAGAACCTCACCGTCGGCGAGAACGTCATGCTCGGTCAGGAGGTCCGCCGCGCGGGGATGATCGATTGGAAGGCGACCCACGCGGCCGCCGAACGTCATCTCTCCGAGCTCGGCGTGCGCATCGACACCCGTTCGATCCTCGCCAGCCACTCGATCGCGATCCAGCAGCTCGTGGCGATCAGCCGCGCGATGGTCGTTGACACCAAGGTGCTCGTCCTCGACGAGCCCACGTCCAGCCTCGACCGCGGCGAGGTCGAGCAGCTCTTCGGCGTCGTGCGCGATCTCCGCGATCGCGGCGTCGCGATCCTGTTCGTCTCGCACTTCCTCGACCAGATCTACGAGATATCCGACCGCCTGACCGTGCTCCGCAACGGCACGCTCGTGGGGGAGTACCCCGTCGAAGAACTCGGCCGCGAGCAACTCGTCGCCAAGATGATCGGCCGCGAGCTCGGCGAACTGGATGCCATCTCTGCCAGCGCCGAGCGCCCCATCGACCGCTCCGGCACCCCCGTGCTGCGCGCCGTCGGCCTCGGCCGCAAGAACGCCCTCGAGCCCGTCGACCTCGAAGTCTTTGGGGGCGAGGTCGTCGGGCTCGCGGGACTCCTCGGCTCCGGCCGTACCGAGCTCGCGCGACTCATCGCCGGGGCCGACCGCACCGACGGCGGGTCGATCGAGGTGGCGGGCACATCGGCGCGCACCGGATCGCCCCGCCACGCGCTCGACCGCGGCATCGCCTTCTCGTCGGAGGACCGTCGCGCCGAGGGCATCGTCGGCGACCTCACGGTGGCCGAGAACATCATCCTCGGTGTGCAGGCCCGCCGCGGCGCACTCCGTCGTGTCGGCGCCGCCGAGAAACAGGCGATCGTCGACGAGTACATCACCGCTCTCGGCGTTCGCCCGGCCAACCCGAACGCCCTCATCCGCAACCTCTCCGGTGGCAACCAGCAGAAGGTGCTGCTCGCCCGCTGGCTCGCCACCGCACCGGAGCTGCTCATCCTCGACGAGCCCACGCGCGGCATCGACGTCGGCGCCAAGGCCGACATCCAGCGCAAGGTCGCCGAGCTCGCCGAGAAGGGCCTGTCGGTCATCTTCATCTCGTCGGAGCTCGAAGAGGTCCTGCGCCTCGCCCAGCGCGTGGCCGTGCTCCGCGACCGTCGTAAAATCGGCGAACTGGCCACCAAGGACGTCGATCTCGACGGCCTCGTGGCGTACATCGCCGAAGGTCAGGCCGAGACGACCACGCCCGCAACCGCCCCCGAGACATCGCCGTCCGATCGGGAGAAGATCGCATGA
- a CDS encoding sugar ABC transporter permease YjfF (membrane component of a putative sugar ABC transporter system), with translation MTTLTAPERGAASSTSAYRRFLSRHISWVPVFAAVAILIIMIAGSMAYFPNFQLPRIMSSILLDNAYLLVLAVGMTFVILTGGIDLSVGAVMAFTGILCAKLLGDGVPVAVAVPAMVLIGAAIGLLIGVLVQFFDVQPFIASLIGMFLARGLAFVVSLESIKVENDGILWLQSTRFSFAGWYITPTGIIALLTVAIAAFVLRYTRFGRTVYAVGGNEQSARLMGLPVVRTKLSVYVISGVCAGLAGIVLTAYSGAGYPLNGVGTELDTIAAVVIGGTLLTGGSGFVIGSMIGVFVYGLIRTIISFSGAEQSWTRITVGALLLLFVVVQRIIVSRSALSR, from the coding sequence ATGACCACTCTCACCGCCCCGGAGCGCGGCGCCGCGTCGTCGACGAGCGCGTACCGGCGCTTCCTCAGCCGTCACATCTCGTGGGTCCCGGTGTTCGCCGCCGTGGCCATCCTGATCATCATGATCGCGGGCTCGATGGCCTACTTCCCGAACTTCCAGCTGCCGCGCATCATGTCGTCGATCCTGCTCGACAACGCGTACCTCCTCGTTCTGGCCGTGGGTATGACCTTCGTCATCCTCACCGGGGGGATCGACCTGTCGGTCGGCGCGGTCATGGCGTTCACCGGCATCCTGTGCGCCAAGCTGCTCGGTGACGGGGTCCCCGTGGCCGTGGCCGTCCCCGCGATGGTGCTCATCGGTGCCGCGATCGGGCTGCTGATCGGTGTGCTCGTGCAGTTCTTCGACGTGCAACCGTTCATCGCCTCGTTGATCGGCATGTTCCTCGCCCGCGGCCTCGCGTTCGTGGTGAGCCTGGAGTCGATCAAGGTCGAGAACGACGGCATCCTGTGGCTGCAGTCCACGCGATTCTCGTTCGCGGGCTGGTACATCACCCCCACGGGCATCATCGCCCTCCTGACCGTCGCGATCGCGGCCTTCGTGCTCCGGTACACGCGCTTCGGCCGCACGGTGTACGCGGTCGGCGGCAACGAGCAGTCGGCACGACTCATGGGTCTCCCGGTCGTCCGGACGAAGCTGTCGGTCTACGTCATCAGCGGCGTGTGCGCGGGCCTCGCGGGCATCGTCCTGACGGCGTACTCCGGTGCCGGATACCCCCTCAACGGCGTGGGGACCGAGCTCGACACGATCGCCGCGGTCGTCATCGGGGGGACGCTCCTCACCGGCGGCAGCGGGTTCGTGATCGGCTCGATGATCGGCGTGTTCGTCTACGGCCTCATCCGCACGATCATCTCGTTCTCGGGCGCCGAGCAGTCCTGGACGCGCATCACCGTCGGTGCGCTCCTGCTGCTGTTCGTGGTGGTGCAGCGCATCATCGTGTCGCGCTCCGCGCTCAGCCGGTGA
- a CDS encoding sensor histidine kinase — protein sequence MRFATRMLVVQIATQIAVVAVCTAVFAWLGVQQLKAEADSSALNIARAVAEAPEVRDLVARYSADPGTPDAASLRDGTLQHYAADVTQRTRGLFVVITDDHGIRLAHPDPDRLGQVVSTSFADALAGREVVTWETGTLGESARAKVPVYAPDGGPPVGEVSVGFERASVFDDLPALVGGIAVAVALAVAIGALVALLMRRRLERLTLGVQPEELVALVQTQTAVLEGADEGVLAIDETGVVRVCTLTAERLLGITDAVGRPLSDLDLAPAVAAALAGDGASTGLPVAGRVVFIDVRPVRRGARALGRVAVLRDRTDVAALSGRLDSVRAMGDALRVQRHENANRLHAAVGLLDAGRADEARAFLADLVDRGSVDWAVPGIDLVGDAMLQSFLGAKALAARERGVVLRVSDDTYLRGTVDDVEDVVAVLGNLVDNAVTATASGPEPREVEVAVLGDGDAIVLTVTDTGGGIADVDAAFAPRERDDDPSAVHGLGIGLPLSREFARRRGGDVWVVDPGGDGHGAVVAARLPGVLRGENE from the coding sequence ATGCGGTTCGCCACCCGGATGCTCGTCGTGCAGATCGCGACCCAGATCGCCGTCGTCGCGGTGTGCACCGCGGTGTTCGCCTGGCTCGGCGTGCAACAGCTCAAGGCCGAGGCCGACTCGTCGGCGCTCAACATCGCCCGCGCGGTCGCCGAGGCCCCCGAGGTACGTGACCTCGTCGCCCGGTACTCCGCCGACCCGGGGACTCCGGATGCCGCCTCCCTCCGCGACGGCACGCTCCAGCACTACGCCGCCGACGTCACCCAGCGCACGCGCGGCCTGTTCGTCGTGATCACCGACGACCACGGCATCCGTCTGGCCCATCCCGATCCGGACCGCCTCGGACAGGTCGTCAGCACGAGCTTCGCCGATGCCCTCGCCGGGCGCGAGGTCGTGACGTGGGAGACCGGCACGCTCGGGGAGTCCGCGCGGGCGAAGGTGCCCGTGTACGCGCCCGACGGGGGCCCGCCGGTCGGTGAGGTGAGCGTCGGCTTCGAACGCGCGAGCGTCTTCGACGATCTGCCCGCGCTCGTCGGCGGGATCGCCGTGGCCGTGGCGCTCGCCGTCGCGATCGGGGCGCTCGTCGCGCTGCTCATGCGCCGCCGACTCGAGCGCCTCACCCTCGGCGTCCAGCCCGAGGAGCTCGTCGCCCTCGTGCAGACCCAGACCGCCGTTCTCGAGGGAGCCGACGAGGGCGTCCTCGCGATCGACGAGACGGGGGTCGTGCGGGTGTGCACCCTCACCGCCGAGCGCCTTCTCGGGATCACGGATGCCGTCGGCCGCCCCCTCTCCGACCTCGATCTCGCCCCGGCCGTCGCCGCGGCCCTGGCCGGTGACGGTGCGAGCACGGGGCTGCCGGTCGCAGGGCGGGTGGTGTTCATCGACGTACGCCCGGTGCGCCGCGGCGCTCGCGCGCTCGGCCGGGTCGCGGTGTTGCGCGACCGCACCGACGTGGCCGCGCTGTCGGGGAGGCTCGACAGCGTCCGCGCGATGGGAGACGCCCTGCGTGTGCAGCGGCACGAGAACGCCAACCGCCTGCACGCGGCGGTGGGCTTGCTCGACGCCGGCCGCGCCGACGAGGCTCGCGCGTTCCTCGCCGACCTCGTCGACCGCGGCTCGGTGGACTGGGCCGTCCCGGGGATCGACCTCGTCGGCGACGCGATGCTCCAATCGTTCCTCGGCGCGAAAGCGCTCGCCGCGCGCGAACGGGGAGTGGTTCTGCGCGTCTCCGACGACACCTACCTCCGCGGCACCGTCGACGACGTGGAAGACGTCGTGGCCGTGCTGGGAAACCTCGTCGACAACGCCGTGACCGCCACGGCATCCGGCCCCGAACCTCGAGAGGTCGAGGTCGCCGTGCTCGGCGACGGTGACGCGATCGTGCTCACGGTGACCGACACCGGGGGCGGGATCGCCGACGTCGACGCCGCCTTCGCCCCGCGCGAGCGCGACGACGACCCCTCGGCTGTCCACGGCCTCGGTATCGGTCTGCCGCTCTCGCGCGAGTTCGCGCGACGCCGGGGCGGCGACGTGTGGGTCGTCGATCCCGGTGGCGACGGTCACGGCGCCGTCGTGGCAGCCCGTCTGCCCGGAGTCCTTCGAGGAGAGAACGAATGA